A genomic window from Thermococcus nautili includes:
- a CDS encoding FAD-dependent oxidoreductase, which translates to MRFYICREKSEPKPFKVAIIGAGPAGLTAAGYLACRGYEVHVYDKMPEGGGMVAFAIPEVRIPIKTVREGVKDLEKLGVNFHFRAKVIYDSPRELGDEWAEHFVSLERLLGEFDALLIATGAWRPRKLKVPGVDLPGVYDALKLLHHIKMARIGYYPWDRVPDLKGKHVVIIGAGYTAVDVAIESRLLGAEKVTMVYRRSLERSYAKAEIRKLIEEGLEFIEMASPVRIIGESRAEGVEFARTKIVEGSVVTTDERFIVDADVVAYAIGQLPTSPIREVVCANEEILKEAGIFFAGDVVAPRNIGTAMREGRARAKEIEEWLTKKAPKKVFPVPVTARLIGSVLSGKC; encoded by the coding sequence GTGAGGTTCTACATCTGCAGGGAGAAGAGCGAGCCAAAGCCCTTCAAGGTCGCAATCATTGGCGCAGGCCCGGCTGGGCTGACGGCCGCCGGCTACCTTGCGTGCAGGGGCTACGAGGTTCACGTCTACGACAAGATGCCAGAGGGAGGAGGAATGGTAGCCTTTGCAATTCCAGAGGTTAGAATACCAATAAAGACAGTTAGAGAGGGCGTTAAAGACCTCGAAAAGCTCGGCGTGAACTTCCACTTCAGGGCGAAGGTCATCTACGACTCCCCGCGGGAGCTTGGAGACGAGTGGGCTGAGCACTTCGTATCGCTCGAGAGACTGCTCGGTGAGTTCGACGCCCTTCTCATTGCAACGGGCGCTTGGCGTCCGAGGAAGCTGAAGGTTCCGGGCGTTGATTTGCCAGGCGTTTACGACGCGCTTAAGCTGCTCCACCACATAAAGATGGCGAGGATAGGCTACTACCCCTGGGACCGCGTTCCCGACTTGAAGGGCAAGCACGTCGTCATAATCGGAGCGGGCTACACCGCGGTTGACGTGGCAATTGAATCGAGGCTCCTCGGTGCTGAAAAAGTCACGATGGTCTACCGCCGTTCCCTCGAGCGGAGCTACGCGAAGGCCGAAATCAGGAAGCTCATAGAGGAGGGTCTTGAGTTCATCGAGATGGCCTCACCCGTAAGAATCATCGGCGAAAGCAGGGCCGAAGGGGTTGAGTTTGCGAGGACGAAAATCGTCGAGGGAAGCGTCGTGACAACCGACGAGAGGTTCATCGTTGACGCCGATGTTGTGGCTTATGCCATCGGCCAGTTGCCAACGAGTCCGATTCGAGAAGTCGTTTGTGCGAATGAAGAAATCCTCAAGGAGGCGGGAATCTTCTTCGCAGGGGACGTCGTCGCGCCGAGGAACATCGGAACGGCGATGCGTGAAGGGAGAGCGAGGGCGAAGGAGATAGAGGAGTGGCTCACAAAGAAGGCGCCGAAAAAGGTCTTCCCCGTCCCCGTTACCGCCAGGCTGATAGGCTCCGTCCTGAGCGGGAAGTGCTGA
- a CDS encoding amidohydrolase, producing the protein MKAVKATLLYDGLGNVQRDVYVVFDKNIVDVTKEKPKEAEVIAEGVVTPAFIDGHSHIGMDRYGEPYQEGEANEQMDSVLPLVDALYSIYMDDKAFKHSIEFGVLYSSVLPGSGNIIGGKAVFIKNYGRDIEDAFIQYAGVKAAFGYNPRSTTSWKGTRPTTRMGAIGILLNWLIKTQKTIALLEKGKKEPEEVEPTVEALIPVLKGELPLRVHVHKEDDIAALLMIKRKFGLKITIEHAGDVHSRETFEKIKAEGVPVIYGPFDSHPYKVELKHEDWKNARYLLEVRPLFGLMSDHPVTLQANLYLQLRHFIRLGMSKAEAIKVITHNNAKILGVDDRLGSVEKGKWASLVVWNGDPFSLENYPTHVFAEGELIHEADW; encoded by the coding sequence ATGAAAGCCGTAAAGGCAACTCTTCTCTACGATGGCCTCGGCAACGTCCAGAGGGATGTTTACGTCGTTTTCGATAAAAACATCGTGGACGTAACGAAGGAGAAGCCAAAGGAAGCCGAGGTAATCGCCGAGGGTGTCGTTACTCCGGCCTTCATAGACGGCCACAGCCACATTGGAATGGACCGCTACGGAGAGCCCTACCAGGAGGGCGAGGCCAACGAGCAGATGGATTCGGTTCTTCCACTCGTCGATGCGCTCTACTCCATCTACATGGATGATAAGGCCTTCAAACACTCCATCGAGTTCGGCGTGCTCTACTCCTCGGTCCTGCCGGGAAGCGGTAACATCATCGGCGGAAAGGCGGTCTTCATAAAGAACTACGGGCGAGACATCGAGGACGCTTTCATCCAGTACGCGGGCGTTAAAGCTGCTTTCGGCTACAACCCGCGCTCGACCACGAGCTGGAAGGGAACGAGGCCGACCACGAGAATGGGCGCGATAGGAATCCTTCTCAACTGGCTCATCAAAACCCAGAAGACGATAGCGCTCCTCGAAAAGGGCAAGAAGGAGCCTGAGGAAGTCGAGCCGACCGTTGAAGCGCTAATCCCTGTCCTCAAGGGCGAACTCCCGCTCCGCGTCCACGTGCATAAAGAGGACGACATAGCTGCTCTGCTGATGATTAAGAGAAAGTTCGGGCTGAAGATTACCATCGAGCACGCCGGCGACGTCCACAGCAGGGAGACCTTCGAGAAGATTAAGGCCGAGGGCGTTCCGGTTATCTACGGCCCATTTGACAGCCACCCCTACAAGGTGGAACTCAAGCACGAGGACTGGAAGAACGCCAGGTACTTGCTCGAGGTCAGGCCCCTCTTCGGCCTCATGAGCGACCACCCGGTCACGCTCCAGGCGAACCTCTACCTCCAGCTCAGGCACTTCATAAGGCTCGGCATGAGCAAGGCGGAAGCTATAAAGGTAATCACCCACAACAACGCGAAGATACTCGGCGTCGACGACAGGCTCGGAAGCGTAGAGAAGGGCAAGTGGGCTTCTCTGGTAGTCTGGAACGGAGACCCGTTCAGTCTCGAGAACTACCCGACGCACGTCTTCGCTGAGGGCGAGCTTATTCACGAGGCGGACTGGTGA
- the htpX gene encoding zinc metalloprotease HtpX → MGLEMWLRTGLLMAILTGLLMGIGYLFGGPSLAFIMFLFAMLFNFITYWYSDKIVLSWYNARIVDETEAPELYAIVRNLAERAGLPMPRIAIIPTETPNAFATGRDPKHAVVAVTQGLLRILDRDELEAVLGHELTHIKNRDILIGTIAAAMAGAIMQLAYWARWIAIFGSYDDREDGGNIIAAILVAILAPIAAMLIQAAISRSREFLADEGGAKLSGKPWALASALLKIEQAVRYRPMREGNPATAHMFIINPFRGMSIAELFSTHPPTEKRIERLRKIAEEMGYVPNF, encoded by the coding sequence ATGGGGCTCGAAATGTGGCTCCGAACGGGGCTGTTGATGGCAATCCTCACCGGACTGCTTATGGGAATCGGCTACCTCTTCGGAGGGCCCAGCTTAGCGTTCATAATGTTCCTCTTCGCCATGCTCTTCAATTTCATAACCTACTGGTACAGCGACAAAATCGTCCTGAGCTGGTACAACGCGAGGATAGTTGACGAAACCGAGGCCCCAGAGCTCTACGCGATAGTCAGGAACCTCGCCGAGAGGGCAGGGCTTCCGATGCCCAGGATAGCGATAATCCCGACCGAAACTCCAAACGCCTTCGCCACGGGAAGGGACCCGAAGCACGCGGTCGTCGCCGTAACCCAGGGACTCCTCAGAATCCTCGACAGGGACGAGCTTGAAGCAGTCCTCGGCCACGAGCTGACCCACATCAAGAACAGGGACATCCTCATCGGAACCATCGCCGCGGCCATGGCTGGGGCGATAATGCAGCTCGCCTACTGGGCGCGCTGGATAGCGATATTCGGCTCCTACGACGACAGGGAGGACGGTGGAAACATAATCGCCGCAATCCTCGTGGCCATACTCGCACCAATCGCGGCGATGCTGATTCAAGCCGCTATAAGCCGTTCAAGGGAGTTCCTTGCAGACGAAGGCGGTGCAAAGCTCAGCGGAAAGCCCTGGGCTCTGGCCAGCGCGCTCCTCAAGATTGAGCAGGCCGTTCGCTACAGGCCGATGCGCGAGGGCAACCCGGCAACTGCCCACATGTTCATCATCAACCCCTTCAGGGGAATGAGCATCGCCGAGCTGTTCTCAACGCACCCGCCGACGGAGAAGAGAATCGAGAGGCTCAGGAAGATAGCGGAGGAAATGGGCTACGTCCCCAACTTCTGA
- a CDS encoding SDR family oxidoreductase, protein MGVIVTASSRGIGFNVARELLRRNARVVISSRNRENLRKALDELSGYGEVYAVEANLFDQRDLENLVKESWELLGGVDALVWNAGNVRCEPCLLHEAGYIDWIEASALHTVAPGYLTTLLVQTWLERKRKGVLVYLNSVSIKEPMPPLVLADVTRAGLVQLAKSVSRTYGSKGIRAYSVLLGSFDTPGARENLRAVAEARGEPFEETWEREVLGRTPLHRTGRWSELGSLVAFLLSDDAEYMLGSTVVIDGAMTRSVDL, encoded by the coding sequence ATGGGCGTAATAGTGACGGCTTCCTCGCGCGGGATAGGCTTCAACGTCGCGCGGGAGCTTTTGAGGAGGAACGCGAGGGTTGTTATAAGCTCCAGAAACAGGGAAAACCTGAGAAAGGCCCTCGACGAGCTCTCGGGCTACGGCGAGGTTTACGCCGTTGAGGCTAATCTTTTTGACCAGCGCGACCTTGAGAACCTCGTAAAAGAAAGCTGGGAGCTCCTTGGGGGAGTTGACGCCCTCGTCTGGAACGCCGGCAACGTCCGCTGTGAGCCGTGCCTCCTCCACGAAGCGGGTTATATCGACTGGATTGAAGCTTCAGCCCTTCACACGGTCGCGCCGGGCTATCTAACGACCCTCCTGGTTCAAACGTGGCTCGAAAGGAAGCGGAAGGGCGTTCTCGTCTACCTTAACTCCGTCTCGATAAAGGAGCCCATGCCGCCGCTCGTTCTTGCCGATGTAACGCGCGCCGGACTTGTTCAGCTGGCGAAGAGCGTTTCGAGGACATACGGAAGCAAGGGAATCCGGGCCTATTCCGTTCTGCTCGGCAGTTTTGACACGCCCGGTGCGCGGGAGAACCTCAGGGCGGTTGCCGAGGCGAGAGGAGAGCCCTTCGAGGAGACGTGGGAACGCGAGGTGCTCGGCAGGACGCCCCTCCACAGAACCGGGAGGTGGAGCGAACTCGGCTCGCTCGTGGCCTTTCTGCTCAGCGATGATGCCGAATACATGCTCGGCTCCACAGTCGTCATAGACGGCGCGATGACGAGAAGTGTTGACCTCTGA
- a CDS encoding Kae1-associated kinase Bud32: MRLIAQGAEAKIYEGTFEEVFGVDLLNERIIVKHRVPKRYRIPEIDVKLRKERSVREARILHRAKEFGVNCPYVYEVNLRDMVIVMEFIEGKRLKEHLEEVPMDERLNLCREVGRQIGRLHKAGIVHGDLTTSNMILRGEKVYLIDFGLADFDSTLEARGVDLHLLKRAMESTHYTWFEEGFKAVLEGYGEVLGEKARKEIEEKIEEIESRGRYRERSWLKA; encoded by the coding sequence ATGAGGCTCATAGCTCAGGGCGCCGAGGCGAAAATCTATGAGGGAACCTTTGAGGAAGTCTTTGGCGTTGACCTGCTGAACGAGAGGATAATCGTGAAGCACAGGGTTCCTAAGAGGTACAGGATTCCGGAGATAGACGTCAAACTTAGGAAGGAGCGGAGCGTCAGGGAAGCCCGAATCCTCCACAGGGCCAAGGAGTTCGGCGTGAACTGCCCTTACGTCTACGAGGTCAACCTGCGCGATATGGTAATAGTGATGGAGTTCATAGAAGGAAAGCGGCTGAAGGAGCACCTTGAGGAAGTCCCGATGGACGAACGCTTAAACCTCTGCCGGGAAGTCGGAAGGCAGATAGGCAGGCTCCACAAAGCCGGCATCGTTCACGGCGACTTAACAACGAGCAATATGATTCTCCGCGGGGAGAAGGTCTACCTCATAGACTTCGGTTTGGCCGATTTTGATTCGACGCTCGAGGCGAGGGGCGTTGATTTACACCTGCTCAAAAGGGCCATGGAGAGCACCCACTACACTTGGTTCGAAGAGGGCTTTAAGGCCGTTCTTGAGGGCTACGGCGAGGTTCTCGGCGAGAAAGCGAGGAAGGAAATCGAGGAGAAGATAGAAGAGATAGAGAGCAGGGGAAGGTACAGGGAGCGGAGCTGGCTCAAAGCTTGA
- the thsB gene encoding thermosome subunit beta, which yields MSMSGQPVIILPEGTQRYVGKDAQRLNILAARIVAETVRTTLGPKGMDKMLVDSLGDIVITNDGATILDKIDLQHPAAKMMVEVAKTQDKEAGDGTTTAVVIAGELLKKAEELLDQNIHPSIIVKGYTMAAEKAQEILDEIAIKVNPDDEETLLKIAGTSITGKSAEAHRELLAKLAVQAVMQVAEKENGKYKVDIDNIKIEKKPGESVDESELIRGVVIDKEVVHPRMPRRVENAKIALIGDALEVKKTETDAKINITSPDQLFEFIEQEEKMLKDMVEAIAKTGANVLFVQKGIDDLAQHYLAKHGIMAVRRVKKSDMEKLAKATGAKIVTNVKDLTPEDLGEAELVEQRKVAGENMIFVEGCKNPKAVTILIRGGTEHVVDEVERALEDAIKVVKDVMEDGAVLPAGGAPEIELSIRLDEFAKQVGGKEALAIEAFAEALKIIPKTLAENAGLDPVDIMVKVISEHKNKGLGIGIDVFEGKPADMLEKGIIAPLRVPKQAIKSASEAAIMILRIDDVIAAKPSKGGEGNGGMGGMGGMGGMDMGMGM from the coding sequence ATGAGCATGAGCGGACAGCCCGTTATAATACTCCCGGAGGGAACCCAGAGGTACGTTGGAAAGGACGCCCAGAGGCTTAACATCCTCGCCGCGAGGATTGTCGCCGAGACGGTTAGAACCACCCTCGGCCCGAAGGGTATGGACAAAATGCTGGTTGACAGCCTCGGCGACATCGTCATCACCAACGATGGCGCGACCATTCTCGACAAGATTGACCTTCAGCACCCCGCTGCCAAGATGATGGTTGAGGTTGCCAAGACTCAGGACAAGGAGGCCGGTGATGGAACCACCACCGCCGTCGTCATTGCTGGCGAGCTTCTGAAGAAGGCTGAAGAGCTTCTCGACCAGAACATTCACCCGAGCATAATCGTCAAGGGCTACACCATGGCGGCCGAGAAGGCCCAGGAGATACTTGATGAGATAGCCATCAAGGTCAACCCCGACGACGAGGAGACCCTCCTCAAAATAGCGGGGACATCAATCACCGGAAAGAGCGCCGAGGCCCACCGCGAGCTCTTAGCTAAGCTTGCCGTTCAGGCGGTTATGCAGGTCGCCGAGAAGGAGAACGGAAAGTACAAGGTTGACATCGACAACATCAAGATAGAGAAGAAGCCCGGCGAGAGCGTTGACGAGAGCGAGCTCATTCGCGGTGTCGTCATCGACAAGGAAGTAGTCCACCCGAGGATGCCGAGGCGCGTCGAGAACGCCAAGATTGCCCTCATTGGCGACGCCCTCGAGGTCAAGAAGACCGAGACCGATGCGAAGATAAACATCACCAGCCCGGACCAGCTCTTCGAATTCATAGAGCAGGAGGAGAAGATGCTCAAGGATATGGTTGAGGCGATAGCCAAAACCGGGGCCAACGTTCTCTTCGTCCAGAAGGGCATCGACGACCTGGCTCAGCACTACCTGGCCAAGCACGGCATAATGGCCGTCAGGCGCGTTAAGAAGAGCGACATGGAGAAGCTTGCGAAAGCTACTGGCGCCAAGATAGTCACCAACGTTAAGGACTTGACTCCAGAAGACCTCGGTGAGGCTGAGCTTGTCGAGCAGAGGAAGGTTGCCGGCGAGAACATGATATTCGTTGAAGGCTGCAAGAACCCGAAGGCGGTAACCATACTCATCAGGGGTGGAACCGAGCACGTCGTTGACGAGGTCGAGAGGGCGCTTGAAGACGCCATCAAGGTCGTTAAGGACGTCATGGAGGACGGCGCAGTCCTTCCGGCCGGCGGTGCTCCTGAAATCGAGCTCAGCATCAGGCTCGACGAGTTCGCCAAGCAGGTCGGAGGTAAGGAGGCTCTGGCCATTGAGGCATTTGCAGAGGCCCTCAAGATAATCCCGAAGACCCTCGCCGAGAACGCCGGACTCGACCCGGTTGACATAATGGTCAAGGTCATCAGCGAGCACAAGAACAAGGGCCTTGGAATAGGCATCGACGTCTTCGAGGGCAAGCCGGCGGACATGCTTGAAAAGGGTATCATCGCTCCGCTCCGCGTTCCGAAGCAGGCCATCAAGAGCGCCAGCGAGGCGGCAATAATGATACTCCGCATCGACGACGTCATCGCCGCCAAGCCCAGCAAGGGCGGCGAGGGCAACGGCGGAATGGGCGGTATGGGTGGAATGGGCGGCATGGACATGGGTATGGGCATGTGA